Proteins co-encoded in one Papaver somniferum cultivar HN1 chromosome 5, ASM357369v1, whole genome shotgun sequence genomic window:
- the LOC113279640 gene encoding uncharacterized protein LOC113279640, with translation MPNKFIVHSIGTAGGLILLWKDGFQLDIVSQTDKIIRAKVLNDPSKGVWYLSCVYGTPYIHEKFDQWSYINQLSNFIDTSWVIIGDLNITLSPNDRNTQSSQATSSDILNLINEADLSDMGFSGNLFTWSSNKHGTSQFKSSCADKIKSAWSNSFTGSNAFLQQLISNLQASDINGSNTDEVVKLEQEIKKLNEIQENSNRQKARDHFYNDMDLNSKYFHIRMNRRKSRNKIDALLVPNGTWCNDRDSLSSLLKNHFQTIMTSSSPVDSSSFLQYILHCITEEDNHQLEAIPSEEEIHSTLMTMEPWTSPGPDGFPLASIKHNGQW, from the exons ATGCCAAACAAGTTTATTGTTCACTCCATTGGTACAGCCGGAGGTCTTATTCTTCTTTGGAAGGATGGATTCCAACTTGATATTGTCTCCCAAACTGATAAAATAATACGTGCTAAAGTTCTTAATGATCCTAGTAAAGGAGTCTGGTATTTGTCATGCGTTTATGGTACTCCTTATAttcatgagaagtttgatcaATGGTCATACATTAACCAACTTAGTAACTTTATAGATACTTCTTGGGTTATTATAGGGGATTTAAACATCACTCTTTCCCCAAATGATAGAAATACTCAATCTTCTCAAGCTACTTCTAGTGATATCCTAAACCTAATCAATGAGGCAGATCTTTCTGACATGGGTTTTAGTGGTAACCTATTTACTTGGTCTAGTAATAAGCATGGCACCAGCCAGTTTAAGTCTAG TTGTGCTGATAAAATTAAATCTGCATGGTCTAATAGTTTCACAGGTTCTAATGCTTTT TTGCAGCAACTTATTTCTAATCTTCAAGCTTCAGATATCAATGGTTCAAATACTGATGAAGTTGTCAAGCTAGAGCAAGAAATCAAGAAACTAAATGAAATCCAAGAGAATTCCAATAGACAGAAGGCAAGGGATCATTTTTACAATGATATGGATTTAAATTCAAAATACTTCCACATCAGAATGAATAGAAGGAAATCGCGTAACAAAATAGATGCCTTGTTAGTTCCAAACGGTACATGGTGTAATGATAGAGACTCCTTATCATCTCTTCTCAAGAATCACTTCCAAACTATCATGACATCTTCTTCTCCAGTTGACAGCAGCAGTTTCCTTCAATACATACTGCATTGTATTACAGAAGAGGATAACCACCAGCTTGAAGCTATTCCTTCAGAAGAAGAAATTCACTCAACCCTGATGACCATGGAACCATGGACTTCTCCAGGTCCAGACGGATTCCCCCTGGCTTCTATCAAACACAATGGACAATGGTGA
- the LOC113282808 gene encoding protein LURP-one-related 5-like: MKLQNLMNSEEKGTMIKEAAHIVNENSVFQEETQLTVRKTSLFSPGDGFSVYDCKGEVVFRVDSYGHSGHEPDELVLMDASGKCLLTVRRKRPSLHHRWEGYVGERSEGQKPIFSVKRSSIIGKSSVTVEVYNHHDHVEEYQVDGLFSQRCCTFYNTSSVMSKEVVAEVKRKVDAANNVLLGKDVFTLCVKPGFDAAFAMGLVLVLDQINGNTSSSDDDDDGSEENLVSSILDPITTINDDKCNNNNHVSPDSHI; the protein is encoded by the exons ATGAAGCTTCAAAATCTCATGAACTCTGAAGAAAAGGGAACGATGATCAAAGAGGCAGCTCATATTGTTAATGAAAACTCTGTTTTCCAAGAAGAAACTCAACTTACTGTTCGGAAAACTTCTTTGTTTTCTCCCGGTGATGGTTTCTCTGTTTATGATTGTAAAGGAGAAGTTGTTTTCAGAGTTGATTCATATGGTCATAGTGGTCATGAACCAGATGAACTTGTTTTAATGGATGCTTCTGGCAAGTGTCTCTTAACTGTTCGCAGAAAG AGACCAAGTTTACATCATAGATGGGAAGGATACGTAGGAGAAAGAAGTGAGGGACAAAAACCAATCTTCAGTGTAAAAAGATCATCAATCATAGGAAAATCAAGTGTAACGGTAGAAGTATACAATCACCATGATCATGTAGAAGAATATCAAGTTGATGGTTTGTTTTCACAGAGGTGTTGTACTTTTTACAACACATCATCAGTTATGAGTAAAGAAGTAGTTGCAGAGGTAAAAAGAAAAGTAGATGCTGCAAATAATGTACTACTTGGGAAAGACGTTTTTACACTCTGTGTTAAACCTGGTTTTGATGCTGCTTTTGCTATGGGTTTAGTACTTGTTCTTGATCAGATCAATGGTAATACTTCtagttctgatgatgatgatgacggttCTGAAGAAAATTTAGTCAGTAGTATTCTTGATCCAATCACTACAATTAATGATGATAAGTGTAATAATAATAATCATGTAAGTCCTGATTCTCACATTTAA